From the genome of Odocoileus virginianus isolate 20LAN1187 ecotype Illinois chromosome 16, Ovbor_1.2, whole genome shotgun sequence, one region includes:
- the SNRPA1 gene encoding U2 small nuclear ribonucleoprotein A', translated as MVKLTAELIEQAAQYTNAVRDRELDLRGYKIPVIENLGATLDQFDAIDFSDNEIRKLDGFPLLRRLKTLLVNNNRICRIGEGLDQALPCLTELILTNNSLVELGDLDPLASLKSLTYLSILRNPVTNKKHYRLYVIYKVPQVRVLDFQKVKLKERQEAEKMFKGKRGAQLAKDIARRSKTFNPGAGLPTDKKKGGPSPGDVEAIKNAIANASTLAEVERLKGLLQSGQIPGRERRAGPTDDGEEEMEEDTVANGS; from the exons ATGGTGAAGCTGACGGCGGAGCTGATCGAGCAGGCGGCGCAGTACACCAACGCGGTGCGGGACCGAGAGCTGGACCTGCGGG GGTATAAAATTCCTGTCATTGAAAATCTCGGTGCCACCTTAGACCAATTTGATGCCATTGATTTTTCTGACAATGAAATCAGGAAACTGGATGGTTTTCCTTTGTTGAGAAGACTGAAAACATTATTAGTGAACAACAATAGAATATG cCGTATAGGTGAGGGGCTTGATCAGGCTCTGCCCTGTCTGACAGAACTCATTCTCACCAATAACAGTCTTGTGGAACTG GGTGATCTGGACCCTCTGGCATCTCTCAAGTCACTGACTTATCTGAG TATCCTAAGGAACCCTGTAACCAATAAGAAGCATTACAGACTCTATGTGATTTATAAAGTTCCACAAGTCAGAGTACTGGATTTCCAGAAAGTGAAACTAAAA GAGCgtcaggaagcagagaaaatgtTCAAGGGCAAACGGGGTGCACAACTTGCAAAGGATATTGCCAGGAGAAGCAAAAC TTTCAATCCAGGTGCTGGTTTGCCGACTGACAAAAAGAAAGGTGGGCCATCCCCAGGGGACGTGGAAGCCATCAAG AACGCTATAGCAAATGCGTCAACTTTGGCTGAAGTGGAGCGGCTGAAGGGCTTGCTGCAGTCTGGTCAGATACCTGGCAGAGAACGCAGAGCGG GCCCAACTGATGATGGTGAAGAGGAGATGGAAGAAGACACCGTTGCAAATGGGTCCTGA